The following coding sequences lie in one Musa acuminata AAA Group cultivar baxijiao chromosome BXJ3-1, Cavendish_Baxijiao_AAA, whole genome shotgun sequence genomic window:
- the LOC135628556 gene encoding BTB/POZ domain-containing protein At3g49900-like produces MRGWQELGVVDTIYEDDQEEEEEEEEEEAEDESFSSSLVPSVIHSPSPPPPPRYFLASPLSLQSWVEKWTEATGSKADVVVRVHDQCFHLHRHPLVTNSGYLKRYLTENSDVTVSPPSSMTASTFEEVARFCYGGDVALTPSNLAPLRAAAEWLEMGADSGLVRRAEGYFFREVAADAGIAAEVLRSCAGLLGGPDAEAAAAAGVAAGCVEILAASGDGEEWLDDMAALSAEELGRIAAAMRARFADDHDLLYRVVDYYLHNHEGKLTEEETSRICCNINCAKLSHDILVHLVQNPRLPLRFVVQAMLIEQLHTRSCILDRATPSPAGPAPIKQHNHLWSTTTTICTSRSHGNGQLTLGAILQRDATRRQSAHIRTAMEATSLRIENLERDLAGLRQRLRWSEEKQPEMDSLKSASFRVVRPRGSELEEEPAVAEASCDRQPARSGGGLGRMLVCGFKNMFRKSDRVKESNGSSLGQSGGGMALVVKKARPGHRRNRSLD; encoded by the exons atgagagggTGGCAAGAGCTGGGTGTGGTGGACACCATCTACGAAGAtgaccaagaagaagaagaagaagaagaagaagaggaggcagaagATGAAAGCTTCAGCTCCTCCCTCGTTCCATCCGTAATCCactctccatctcctcctccccctcctcgttATTTTTTGGCATCACCCCTCTCTCTACAGAGCTGGGTGGAGAAATG GACCGAAGCAACGGGATCGAAGGCCGACGTTGTGGTTCGTGTGCACGATCAATGCTTCCATCTTCACAGG CATCCGCTGGTAACGAACAGCGGTTACTTGAAGCGTTACTTAACGGAGAACTCCGACGTCACCGTGTCGCCACCGTCAAGCATGACGGCGTCGACGTTCGAGGAGGTGGCCCGCTTCTGCTACGGCGGCGACGTCGCCCTGACGCCGTCCAACCTCGCGCCCCTCCGGGCGGCAGCGGAGTGGCTGGAGATGGGGGCCGACTCGGGGCTCGTCCGGCGGGCTGAGGGGTACTTCTTCCGGGAGGTGGCGGCGGACGCGGGAATCGCTGCGGAGGTGCTCCGCTCCTGCGCGGGGCTCCTCGGGGGCCCGGACGCCgaggccgcggcggcggcgggagTGGCAGCTGGCTGCGTTGAGATCCTCGCGGCGTCGGGCGACGGCGAGGAGTGGTTGGACGACATGGCGGCGCTGTCGGCGGAGGAGCTCGGGCGTATCGCCGCGGCGATGCGGGCGCGCTTCGCTGACGACCACGACCTCCTCTACAGAGTAGTCGATTACTACCTCCAT AACCATGAGGGGAAGCTGACGGAGGAGGAGACGAGCCGGATCTGCTGCAACATCAACTGCGCCAAGCTCTCCCACGACATCCTCGTCCACCTCGTCCAAAACCCCCGCCTCCCCCTCCGCTTCGTCGTCCAGGCCATGCTCATCGAGCAGCTCCACACCCGCAGCTGCATCTTGGACCGCGCCACCCCATCCCCCGCCGGTCCGGCGCCAATCAAGCAACACAACCACCTCTggagcaccaccaccaccatctgcaCCAGCAGAAGCCACGGCAACGGGCAGCTGACGCTGGGCGCCATCCTCCAGCGCGACGCGACCCGGCGGCAGTCGGCCCACATCCGCACCGCCATGGAGGCCACCAGCCTCCGGATCGAGAACCTAGAGCGGGACCTGGCCGGGCTGAGGCAGCGGCTGAGGTGGTCGGAGGAGAAGCAGCCGGAGATGGACTCCTTGAAGTCGGCGAGCTTCCGCGTCGTTCGGCCTCGAGGCAGCGAGCTGGAGGAAGAGCCAGCGGTGGCGGAGGCGTCGTGCGACAGGCAACCGGCGAGGAGCGGGGGAGGTTTGGGTCGGATGctggtgtgtggtttcaagaacatGTTCAGGAAGTCTGATAGGGTCAAGGAGAGCAATGGCTCGAGCCTCGGCCAGAGCGGCGGCGGGATGGCGTTGGTGGTGAAGAAGGCGCGGCCAGGACACCGGAGGAATCGCTCCTTGGATTGA
- the LOC135629657 gene encoding pentatricopeptide repeat-containing protein At2g16880-like has translation MEKLPYLRPPEGQQADDLIKTVSSILLAAQSPSGPPLDEALAPFIPRLSPSLAAPILSAAAASPSFSSPAPLLSFYHLLRRSFPSPSGDSSVAAEEFLPSLLALLPPLLWFKKFADVKSLLLSFIPLDRRRLLHRHLLHGSPRPSKSLLDTAVASYAHLRQYHLAYQVFLVMRRRRLRPSLLTSNSLLSSLVRSPTISSSLPLSIFHDMVALGVSPNVNTFNILIHGLCSRAQFTDALALFPTMAGFGCTPDTITYNTILDGYCKKGMLKEARDLLAEMKAKDVPPNRSTYNTLIAAYCRLGWLKDATMAIELMTASNFLPDLWTYNMLVAGLCRDARIDEAFRLKDEMEKLCLSPDVITYNTLINGCFQWRSGSDAYHVLGEMQQKGVKPNLVTHNIMVKGLCREGKMEEAVASLRKMEDEGLSPDLITYNTLISSYCKASDMGKAFDLMDEMVGRGLRMDTFTLNTVLHNLCKEKRFDEACKLLHSPPMRGFVPDEISYGTVISAYFKDEKLDEAMKLLEEMNEKKIMPGVTTYNTVIGGLCRSGRIEEAIKMLNKLVESGLVPDETTYNTIINGFCREGDLEKAFQFHNQMVKNSFKPNVITCNILMNGLCNDGKVEKALRFFESWVSKGKKVDVITYNTLIKGLCKEGNVDAAMELFADMEEKGLQSDAYSYNVVLCALSDAGRSEEAQNTLSKMIEKGILSEQFTFPLSSEVSPIMGTGKEQEMTPNVCREEDSKGSSYTIYTQHIKELCNSGRFKEAKLVLDEMMEKGVPVNSLTYITLMEGFIKRQKRLPKAAV, from the coding sequence ATGGAAAAGCTCCCATATTTGCGTCCGCCGGAGGGCCAGCAGGCCGATGATTTGATCAAGACCGTCTCCTCCATCCTCCTCGCCGCCCAGAGCCCTTCCGGCCCTCCCCTCGACGAAGCCCTCGCCCCCTTCATCCCCCGCCTCTCCCCTTCCCTCGCCGCGCCCATACtctccgctgccgctgcctccccCTCCTTCTCCTCACCCGCCCCGCTCCTCTCGTTCTACCACCTCCTCCGACGCAGCTTCCCTTCCCCCTCCGGCGACTCCTCAGTCGCCGCCGAGGAGTTTCTACCGTCCCTCCTCGCTCTCCTCCCTCCCCTTCTTTGGTTCAAGAAGTTCGCTGATGTCAAGtccctcctcctctccttcaTCCCCCTCGACCGCCGCCGCCTCCTTCACCGCCACCTCCTCCACGGCAGCCCGCGGCCGTCAAAGTCCCTCCTTGATACCGCCGTTGCATCCTATGCTCACCTCCGCCAGTACCATCTCGCCTACCAGGTTTTCCTGGTCATGCGCCGCCGTCGCCTCCGCCCCTCCCTGCTTACCTCCaactctctcctctcctcccttgTCCGCTCCCCTACAATCTCGTCCTCCCTTCCATTGTCTATCTTCCACGACATGGTCGCCCTCGGCGTCTCCCCCAATGTCAACACCTTCAACATCCTTATTCATGGCCTCTGCTCCCGTGCCCAATTCACCGACGCACTTGCCCTTTTCCCCACGATGGCTGGGTTCGGCTGCACGCCGGATACTATCACCTACAACACCATCCTTGACGGCTATTGCAAGAAGGGCATGCTGAAAGAAGCACGCGACCTGCTTGCTGAAATGAAAGCGAAGGACGTCCCTCCTAATCGGTCCACCTATAACACCCTCATTGCTGCCTACTGCCGCCTTGGATGGTTGAAGGACGCCACCATGGCAATCGAGTTAATGACCGCATCAAACTTCCTCCCTGACTTGTGGACCTATAACATGCTTGTTGCTGGGCTGTGCCGTGATGCCCGGATTGACGAAGCTTTCAGGCTAAAGGATGAGATGGAGAAACTTTGCTTGTCCCCTGATGTCATCACGTATAATACACTTATCAACGGGTGCTTCCAGTGGAGGAGTGGATCCGATGCTTATCATGTACTGGGGGAGATGCAACAGAAGGGTGTGAAACCAAATTTGGTCACACATAACATTATGGTTAAAGGATTGTGCAGGGAAGGGAAGATGGAGGAGGCTGTTGCATCACTTAGAAAGATGGAGGATGAGGGATTGTCACCGGATCTCATCACCTACAATACTTTGATCAGTAGTTACTGTAAAGCATCGGATATGGGGAAAGCTTTTGACTTGATGGATGAGATGGTGGGGAGAGGTCTCAGGATGGATACTTTTACTCTCAACACTGTTCTTCATAATCTATGTAAAGAGAAGAGGTTTGACGAAGCATGCAAACTGCTCCATAGTCCACCAATGCGGGGTTTTGTGCCTGATGAAATTAGCTACGGTACAGTGATCAGTGCCTACTTTAAGGATGAGAAACTCGATGAGGCAATGAAGCTGTTGGAAGAGATGAATGAGAAAAAGATTATGCCGGGTGTCACAACCTATAACACGGTTATTGGTGGACTGTGCAGGTCAGGTAGGATAGAAGAAGCAATTAAGATGTTGAATAAGCTGGTGGAGAGTGGACTGGTGCCAGATGAGACTACATACAACACTATCATCAATGGATTTTGTAGGGAGGGTGATTTGGAGAAAGCTTTCCAGTTTCATAATCAGATGGTCAAGAATTCGTTCAAGCCGAACGTAATTACTTGTAACATTCTTATGAATGGGCTGTGTAATGATGGTAAGGTGGAGAAGGCTCTCAGATTTTTTGAGTCATGGGTGTCAAAAGGGAAGAAGGTTGATGTCATTACATACAATACCCTAATTAAAGGGCTTTGCAAGGAAGGCAATGTTGATGCAGCAATGGAACTTTTTGCTGACATGGAGGAGAAGGGACTGCAGTCTGATGCTTATTCTTACAATGTGGTCCTATGTGCACTCTCTGACGCAGGAAGATCAGAAGAAGCACAGAATACACTGTCAAAGATGATTGAGAAGGGAATACTGTCAGAACAATTTACATTCCCATTATCATCAGAAGTCTCTCCTATAATGGGGACAGGCAAGGAACAAGAGATGACACCAAATGTCTGTAGGGAAGAGGATTCAAAAGGTAGTAGCTACACTATCTACACACAGCACATTAAGGAGCTCTGCAATAGTGGGCGGTTTAAAGAAGCTAAGCTTGTTTTAGACGAAATGATGGAAAAAGGTGTACCTGTCAATAGTTTGACATACATCACGTTGATGGAGGGATTCATAAAGAGGCAAAAAAGACTACCCAAAGCTGCTGTATAA